A window of Streptomyces sp. SAI-127 contains these coding sequences:
- a CDS encoding alpha-1,4-glucan--maltose-1-phosphate maltosyltransferase, producing MSSTPVIGRIPVRDVRPAVESGRRPAKAVVGETFEVTATVFREGHDAVAANVVLTDPEGRHGPWTPMRESAPGSDRWGAEVTPDVEGRWTYRVEAWSDPVGTWRRVARIKVPAGLDTGLVLEEGAELYTRAAAGVPEGPQHAVLVAAAKTLADDSLPVATRLAGALTPDVDAVLARHPLRELITASETLPLLVERERALFGSWYEFFPRSEGTPQRPHGTFRTAARRLPAIAAMGFDVVYLPPIHPIGSTFRKGRNNTLSAGPDDVGVPWAIGSPEGGHDAVHPDLGTIEDFDWFVQEAGKLGLEIALDFALQCSPDHPWVHKHPEWFHHRPDGTIAYAENPPKKYQDIYPIAFDADLEGLIAETLRVLRHWMDHGVRIFRVDNPHTKPVVFWERVIADINAGDPDVIFLAEAFTRPAMMHTLAQIGFQQSYTYFTWRTTKEELTEYLSELSGEAASYMRPNFFANTPDILHEFLQHGGRPAFALRAVLAATLSPTWGIYSGYELAENTPVREGSEEYLNSEKYQLKARDWDSPDSLAPLITQLNTIRRRHPALQRLRNIRFHHTDNGSVIAYSKRIGDDTVLVVVNLDPHHTQEATVSLDMPQLGLEWHESLSVHDELTGETYHWSSNNYVRLEPGRAPAHVFQVRRSAPQIGGSTP from the coding sequence ATGAGTTCCACCCCGGTCATCGGCCGCATCCCGGTACGGGACGTCCGCCCTGCCGTCGAGTCCGGCAGGCGTCCGGCGAAGGCGGTCGTGGGAGAGACGTTCGAGGTCACCGCCACGGTGTTCCGCGAGGGCCATGACGCGGTCGCCGCGAACGTCGTCCTGACCGACCCGGAAGGGCGGCACGGCCCCTGGACCCCGATGCGGGAGTCGGCCCCCGGCAGCGATCGCTGGGGGGCGGAGGTCACTCCGGACGTCGAGGGCCGCTGGACGTACCGCGTCGAGGCCTGGAGCGACCCGGTCGGCACCTGGCGCCGGGTCGCCCGCATAAAGGTTCCTGCGGGCCTCGACACGGGGCTGGTCCTGGAGGAGGGCGCCGAGCTCTACACCCGGGCGGCGGCGGGCGTCCCGGAGGGCCCTCAGCATGCGGTGCTGGTGGCCGCGGCGAAGACGCTCGCCGACGACTCTCTGCCGGTCGCCACCCGTCTGGCGGGCGCCCTGACGCCTGACGTGGACGCGGTGCTCGCCCGCCATCCCCTGCGGGAGTTGATCACGGCGTCGGAGACGCTGCCGCTGCTGGTGGAGCGGGAGCGGGCGCTGTTCGGGTCGTGGTACGAGTTCTTCCCCCGCTCGGAGGGCACGCCGCAGCGGCCGCACGGCACGTTCCGTACCGCGGCGCGGCGGTTGCCGGCGATCGCGGCGATGGGTTTCGACGTGGTCTATCTGCCGCCGATCCACCCGATCGGCAGCACCTTCCGCAAGGGCCGCAACAACACCCTGTCCGCCGGTCCCGACGATGTGGGCGTGCCGTGGGCGATCGGCTCGCCGGAGGGCGGCCATGACGCGGTGCATCCGGATCTGGGCACGATCGAGGACTTCGACTGGTTCGTGCAGGAGGCCGGGAAACTGGGTCTGGAGATCGCGCTGGACTTCGCCCTGCAGTGCTCGCCGGATCATCCCTGGGTGCACAAGCATCCGGAGTGGTTCCACCACCGCCCGGACGGCACCATCGCCTACGCGGAGAACCCGCCCAAGAAGTACCAGGACATCTACCCGATCGCCTTCGACGCCGACCTGGAAGGCCTGATCGCGGAGACGCTGCGGGTGCTGCGGCACTGGATGGACCACGGGGTGCGGATCTTCCGGGTGGACAACCCGCACACCAAGCCGGTGGTGTTCTGGGAGCGGGTGATCGCGGACATCAACGCCGGCGACCCGGACGTGATCTTCCTGGCCGAGGCGTTCACCCGCCCGGCGATGATGCACACCCTGGCCCAGATCGGCTTCCAGCAGTCCTACACCTACTTCACCTGGCGCACCACCAAGGAAGAACTCACCGAGTACCTGAGCGAGCTCTCCGGTGAGGCGGCCTCCTACATGCGGCCGAACTTCTTCGCCAACACCCCCGACATCCTGCACGAGTTCCTCCAGCACGGCGGCCGTCCCGCGTTCGCCCTGCGCGCGGTGCTGGCGGCGACCCTCTCGCCGACCTGGGGCATCTACTCCGGCTACGAACTCGCCGAGAACACCCCGGTGCGGGAGGGCAGCGAGGAGTACCTGAACTCGGAGAAGTACCAGCTCAAGGCCCGCGACTGGGACAGCCCCGACAGCCTCGCCCCCCTGATCACCCAGCTCAACACGATCAGACGCAGGCACCCCGCCCTCCAGCGCCTCAGGAACATCCGCTTCCACCACACCGACAACGGCTCGGTCATCGCCTACAGCAAGCGCATCGGTGACGACACGGTCCTGGTGGTCGTGAACCTGGATCCGCACCACACCCAGGAGGCCACGGTCTCGTTGGACATGCCGCAACTCGGCCTGGAATGGCACGAGTCCCTGTCCGTGCACGACGAACTGACGGGTGAGACCTACCACTGGAGCAGCAACAACTATGTGCGTCTGGAGCCCGGTCGAGCACCCGCGCACGTGTTCCAGGTCCGGAGGTCGGCGCCGCAGATCGGAGGATCCACACCGTGA
- a CDS encoding DUF5133 domain-containing protein translates to MLLPAKAEVARQLRRYRAWERVMLASPADRTVRATFEDSGYTLCVLMGKRCAREAAEAAERYLRTSVGAYLQEQSDLPHGGAVARRGPPRSAERFPAGR, encoded by the coding sequence ATGCTGCTACCGGCCAAAGCCGAAGTCGCCCGGCAACTCCGGCGGTATCGCGCCTGGGAGCGCGTCATGCTGGCCTCCCCCGCCGACCGCACCGTCCGGGCCACCTTCGAGGACTCCGGTTACACGCTGTGCGTGCTGATGGGCAAGCGCTGCGCGCGTGAGGCGGCCGAGGCCGCCGAGCGCTATCTGCGCACCAGCGTGGGGGCCTACCTCCAGGAGCAGAGCGACCTCCCCCACGGGGGTGCCGTCGCCAGGCGCGGCCCGCCGAGATCCGCGGAACGGTTTCCCGCGGGGAGGTAG
- a CDS encoding VOC family protein, whose product MNHDPRHPTATADVVSTHHVFGAPCWVSLTSRDQQATEEFYGAVLGWEWKPLKLGERFRVALVDGTPVAGIAAVASMWQMAVAWTAYFAVPSADEAVARVQERGGTLAVGPLSFPPGRAALLSDRDGAAFGVWEGELVANWEVWRRAQPAFVRLHTRDAFDAAIFYGEVLDWATERPGGCEVRYEGGEVVLRSRGDVVARIESGALGSAPDPGIRPHWQVHFAVADVAACAKAAEVHGGSVLSHSGDEAVLRDPDGAQFTVTSRRVR is encoded by the coding sequence ATGAACCACGATCCGAGACATCCCACCGCGACCGCGGATGTCGTCTCCACGCACCATGTGTTCGGCGCCCCCTGCTGGGTCAGCCTGACCAGCCGTGACCAGCAGGCCACGGAGGAGTTCTACGGGGCCGTGCTCGGGTGGGAGTGGAAGCCCCTGAAGCTCGGCGAGCGCTTCCGGGTCGCGCTGGTGGACGGCACGCCGGTCGCCGGGATCGCGGCGGTGGCGTCGATGTGGCAGATGGCGGTGGCCTGGACCGCGTACTTCGCGGTGCCCAGCGCGGACGAGGCAGTGGCCCGGGTACAGGAACGCGGCGGCACCCTGGCCGTCGGCCCGCTGTCCTTCCCGCCCGGCCGGGCGGCCCTGCTCTCGGACCGCGACGGCGCGGCCTTCGGCGTGTGGGAGGGCGAGCTCGTCGCCAACTGGGAGGTGTGGCGACGCGCCCAGCCGGCCTTCGTGCGGCTGCACACCCGCGACGCGTTCGACGCCGCGATCTTCTACGGCGAGGTCCTCGACTGGGCGACGGAGCGTCCCGGCGGCTGCGAGGTCCGCTACGAGGGCGGCGAGGTGGTGCTGCGCAGCAGGGGCGACGTGGTGGCGCGCATCGAGTCGGGGGCGCTGGGCTCGGCCCCCGACCCCGGCATCCGGCCGCACTGGCAGGTCCACTTCGCCGTCGCGGACGTGGCGGCCTGCGCCAAGGCGGCGGAGGTCCACGGCGGCAGCGTGCTCTCCCACAGCGGCGACGAGGCCGTCCTGCGCGACCCCGACGGCGCCCAGTTCACGGTCACCTCACGCCGCGTCCGCTGA
- the treS gene encoding maltose alpha-D-glucosyltransferase has translation MTVNEPVHDTFEDTPAKDRDPDWFKRAVFYEVLVRSFQDSNGDGVGDLKGLTAKLDYLQWLGVDCLWLPPFFKSPLRDGGYDVSDYTAVLPEFGDLADFVEFVDAAHQRGMRVIIDFVMNHTSDQHPWFQESRKNPDGPYGDYYMWADDDKQYEDARIIFVDTEASNWSHDPVRGQYYFHRFFSHQPDLNYENPAVQEEILAALRFWLDLGIDGFRLDAVPYLYAAEGTNCENLPATHQFLKRVRREIDAMYPDTVLLAEANQWPEDVVDYFGDYEAGGDECHMAFHFPVMPRIFMAVRRESRYPISEILAKTPAIPDSCQWGIFLRNHDELTLEMVTDEERDYMWAEYAKDPRMRANIGIRRRLAPLLDNDRDTIELFTALLLSLPGSPILYYGDEIGMGDNIWLGDRDAVRTPMQWTPDRNAGFSTADPGRLNLPIIMDPVYGHQVTNVEASMASPSSLLHWTRRMIEIRKQNPAFGLGSFTELQSSNPAVLAFLREYEDDLVLCVNNFSRFAQPTELDLREFDGRHPVELFGGVRFPAIGELPYLLTLGGHGFYWFRLSRVASRIGRRL, from the coding sequence GTGACCGTCAACGAGCCCGTCCACGACACTTTCGAGGACACCCCGGCGAAGGACCGGGATCCCGACTGGTTCAAGCGTGCGGTCTTCTACGAGGTGTTGGTCCGTTCCTTCCAGGACAGCAACGGCGACGGCGTCGGCGACCTCAAGGGCCTGACCGCCAAGCTCGACTATCTCCAGTGGCTCGGTGTCGACTGCCTGTGGCTGCCGCCGTTCTTCAAGTCACCGCTCAGGGACGGCGGCTACGACGTCTCCGACTACACCGCCGTCCTGCCGGAGTTCGGTGACCTCGCCGACTTCGTGGAGTTCGTCGACGCCGCCCACCAGCGCGGCATGCGGGTGATCATCGACTTCGTCATGAACCACACCAGCGACCAGCACCCGTGGTTCCAGGAGTCCCGCAAGAACCCGGACGGACCGTACGGCGACTACTACATGTGGGCCGACGACGACAAGCAGTACGAGGACGCGCGGATCATCTTCGTCGACACCGAGGCCTCCAACTGGAGTCACGACCCGGTCCGGGGCCAGTACTACTTCCACCGCTTCTTCTCCCACCAGCCGGACCTCAACTACGAGAACCCGGCCGTCCAGGAGGAGATCCTGGCCGCCCTCCGCTTCTGGCTCGACCTCGGCATCGACGGCTTCCGCCTCGACGCGGTCCCCTATCTGTACGCGGCGGAGGGCACCAACTGCGAAAACCTGCCCGCCACTCACCAGTTCCTGAAGCGGGTGCGCCGCGAGATCGACGCGATGTATCCGGACACGGTGCTGCTGGCGGAGGCGAACCAGTGGCCGGAGGACGTCGTCGACTACTTCGGCGACTACGAGGCCGGCGGCGACGAATGCCACATGGCGTTCCACTTCCCGGTCATGCCCCGCATCTTCATGGCGGTACGCCGCGAATCCCGCTACCCCATCTCGGAAATCCTCGCCAAGACGCCGGCGATCCCCGACAGCTGCCAGTGGGGCATCTTCCTGCGCAACCACGACGAGCTCACCCTCGAAATGGTCACCGACGAGGAACGCGACTACATGTGGGCCGAATACGCGAAGGACCCGCGTATGCGCGCCAACATCGGCATCCGGCGGCGCCTGGCCCCCCTGCTCGACAACGACCGTGACACGATCGAACTGTTCACCGCCCTGCTGCTGTCCCTGCCCGGCTCGCCGATCCTCTACTACGGCGACGAGATCGGCATGGGCGACAACATCTGGCTCGGCGACCGCGACGCCGTACGCACCCCGATGCAGTGGACCCCCGACCGCAACGCGGGCTTCTCCACGGCCGATCCGGGCCGGCTCAACCTCCCGATCATCATGGACCCCGTCTACGGGCACCAGGTCACCAACGTCGAGGCGTCGATGGCCTCGCCGTCCTCCCTGCTGCACTGGACCCGCCGGATGATCGAGATCCGCAAGCAGAACCCCGCGTTCGGTCTCGGCAGCTTCACCGAACTGCAGTCCTCCAACCCCGCGGTGCTGGCCTTTCTGCGGGAGTACGAGGACGACCTGGTCCTGTGTGTGAACAACTTCTCCCGGTTCGCGCAGCCCACGGAGCTGGATCTGCGTGAGTTCGACGGCCGTCACCCGGTCGAGCTCTTCGGCGGGGTGCGCTTCCCGGCCATCGGTGAACTGCCGTATCTGCTCACCCTCGGCGGGCACGGCTTCTACTGGTTCCGGCTCTCCCGAGTCGCATCCCGCATCGGCCGACGCCTTTGA
- a CDS encoding pep a2: protein MKTAVPCYYHLDVEVSPERVGQVRRILAAHLRLWDLETLVEPVCGGAELLLKAIDEHARDKNTSIELWWNGQHLITAVAENDSELRPDLDLRACLERIAAMSDGWGCCATDTGSKVIWFSQRARAGERVPLVPRAPEPTLREVLQVPRETPVAVLAAATADGGC from the coding sequence ATGAAGACCGCAGTGCCCTGCTACTACCACCTCGACGTGGAGGTCAGCCCGGAACGGGTCGGGCAGGTCAGGCGCATCCTGGCCGCCCATCTACGGCTCTGGGACCTCGAGACCCTGGTCGAGCCCGTCTGCGGTGGTGCCGAACTGCTGCTCAAGGCCATCGACGAGCACGCGAGGGACAAGAACACCTCGATCGAGCTGTGGTGGAACGGCCAGCACCTCATCACCGCCGTCGCCGAGAACGACAGTGAGCTGCGTCCGGACCTGGATCTGCGCGCCTGCCTGGAGCGGATCGCCGCCATGAGCGACGGCTGGGGCTGCTGCGCCACCGACACCGGCAGCAAGGTGATCTGGTTCTCGCAGCGGGCCCGCGCCGGCGAGCGCGTCCCGCTCGTGCCGAGGGCTCCCGAGCCGACCCTGCGGGAGGTGCTCCAGGTGCCGCGCGAGACGCCGGTCGCCGTCCTGGCCGCCGCCACTGCCGACGGCGGGTGCTGA
- the glgX gene encoding glycogen debranching protein GlgX, with amino-acid sequence MPAWSGHPYPLGAQFDGEGTNFALFSEVAERVELVLVDERGAHSVIPLTEVDGFVWHGFLPGVGPGQRYGYRVHGPWQPSLGHRCDPAKLLLDPYAKAVDGETDNHPSLHTPEADSAGHTMLGVVTDPAFDWGDDQPPRRFYADSVIYEAHVRGLTRTHPDVPPELRGTYAGLAHPAVIDHLTSLGVTAVELMPVHQFVQDGVLQDRGLANYWGYNTIGFFAPHNAYAAHGTRGQQVTEFKAMVKALHAAGLEVILDVVYNHTAEGNEKGPTLSFRGIDNASYYRLVDGDWGHYYDTTGTGNSLLMRHPYVLQLIMDSLRYWVTEMHVDGFRFDLAATLARQFHEVDRLSAFFDLIQQDPVISRVKLIAEPWDVGEGGYQVGNFPPLWSEWNGKYRDAVRDFWRGEPHTLGEFASRLTGSSDLYQHSRRRPRASVNFVTAHDGFTLRDLVSYNDKHNEANGEDGQDGESDNRSWNCGAEGETDDPAVLELRARQQRNFLATLLLSQGIPMLCHGDELGRTQLGNNNAYCQDNEVSWIDWELSEEQRELAEFTRRVIGLRAAHPVLRRRRFFRGETVTHAGQPLPDLVWLLPDAREMAEADWQRSDAHAVGVFLNGDAIAEPDPRGRPVVDDSFLLLLNGHWEPVDFRLPGPAYGERWTTLLDTAEPQGADEAEHKAGSEMTIEARSLVLLSRPSRAGA; translated from the coding sequence GTGCCGGCCTGGAGCGGGCACCCCTACCCGCTGGGCGCCCAATTCGACGGCGAGGGCACCAACTTCGCGCTGTTCAGCGAGGTCGCCGAGCGGGTCGAACTCGTCCTGGTCGACGAGCGGGGCGCCCACAGTGTCATTCCGCTGACCGAGGTCGACGGCTTCGTGTGGCACGGCTTTCTGCCGGGCGTCGGGCCGGGGCAGCGTTACGGCTATCGGGTGCACGGACCCTGGCAGCCTTCACTCGGCCACCGGTGCGATCCGGCGAAACTGCTCCTCGACCCGTACGCCAAAGCGGTGGACGGGGAGACGGACAACCACCCCTCGCTCCACACCCCCGAGGCCGACAGCGCCGGGCACACCATGCTCGGCGTGGTCACCGACCCGGCCTTCGACTGGGGCGACGACCAGCCGCCCAGGCGCTTCTACGCCGACAGCGTGATCTACGAGGCCCACGTCCGCGGACTCACCCGCACCCACCCCGATGTCCCGCCGGAACTGCGCGGCACGTACGCCGGTCTCGCACACCCGGCGGTGATCGACCACCTGACCTCGCTCGGTGTGACCGCCGTCGAGCTGATGCCGGTGCACCAGTTCGTGCAGGACGGGGTGCTCCAGGACCGCGGCCTCGCCAACTACTGGGGCTACAACACGATCGGCTTCTTCGCGCCCCACAACGCCTACGCCGCCCACGGCACCCGCGGCCAGCAGGTCACGGAGTTCAAGGCGATGGTCAAGGCCCTCCACGCGGCCGGCCTCGAAGTCATCCTCGACGTCGTCTACAACCACACGGCCGAGGGCAACGAGAAGGGCCCCACGCTCTCCTTCCGGGGCATCGACAACGCCTCGTACTACCGGCTGGTCGACGGCGACTGGGGGCACTACTACGACACCACCGGCACCGGGAACAGCCTGCTGATGCGGCACCCCTACGTGCTCCAGCTGATCATGGACTCGCTGCGGTACTGGGTGACCGAGATGCATGTCGACGGCTTCCGCTTCGACCTCGCCGCCACTCTGGCCCGGCAGTTCCACGAGGTGGACCGGCTGTCGGCGTTCTTCGACCTCATCCAGCAGGACCCGGTGATCAGCCGCGTCAAGCTGATCGCCGAGCCGTGGGACGTGGGGGAGGGCGGCTACCAGGTCGGCAACTTCCCGCCGCTGTGGTCGGAGTGGAACGGCAAGTACCGGGACGCCGTACGGGACTTCTGGCGGGGCGAGCCGCACACGCTCGGCGAGTTCGCCTCCCGGCTGACCGGCTCCTCCGACCTGTACCAGCACAGTCGGCGGCGCCCGAGGGCCAGCGTCAACTTCGTGACCGCGCACGACGGTTTCACCCTGCGGGACCTCGTCTCCTACAACGACAAACACAACGAGGCCAACGGGGAGGACGGTCAGGACGGCGAAAGCGACAACCGGTCGTGGAACTGCGGGGCCGAGGGCGAGACCGACGACCCCGCCGTACTGGAGCTGCGGGCCCGCCAGCAGCGGAACTTCCTTGCCACCCTGCTGCTCTCGCAGGGCATTCCGATGCTCTGTCACGGCGACGAACTCGGCCGCACCCAGCTGGGCAACAACAACGCCTACTGCCAGGACAACGAGGTCTCCTGGATCGACTGGGAGCTGAGTGAGGAGCAGCGCGAACTCGCCGAGTTCACGCGGCGCGTGATCGGCCTTCGCGCGGCGCATCCCGTCCTGCGCAGGCGCCGGTTCTTCCGTGGCGAGACCGTGACGCACGCGGGGCAGCCGCTGCCCGACCTGGTCTGGCTGCTGCCGGACGCCCGCGAGATGGCCGAGGCGGACTGGCAGCGCTCGGACGCGCACGCGGTCGGGGTCTTCCTGAACGGCGACGCCATCGCCGAACCGGATCCGCGCGGACGCCCGGTGGTCGACGACTCGTTCCTGCTGCTGCTGAACGGCCACTGGGAGCCCGTCGACTTCCGGCTGCCGGGCCCCGCGTACGGCGAACGCTGGACGACCCTGCTCGACACGGCGGAACCCCAGGGCGCGGACGAGGCGGAGCACAAGGCCGGCTCGGAGATGACGATCGAGGCGCGCAGCCTGGTACTGCTGTCGAGGCCGTCGCGCGCGGGCGCCTGA